The Chelonoidis abingdonii isolate Lonesome George chromosome 9, CheloAbing_2.0, whole genome shotgun sequence genome has a segment encoding these proteins:
- the TNRC6A gene encoding trinucleotide repeat-containing gene 6A protein isoform X10, producing the protein MRELEAKATKELERKLSRDLVQEEEQLMEERKKRKEDKKKKEAAQKKAIEQKIKVPEQTKTSISQPQPVTSNGTSPATSTNNNAKRAAASSQQQQQTLPRFPPREVPPRFRHQEQKQLLKRGQQLPVIAANLGSTPKVLNSQSGGSGVTSKQSVTNGEVPNSSSKKQSGMPPIRDLVSHSPNQSDLNHSGLGSHYENSHWGPVSSNSDSSTNWDKVIVDGSDKEAWPSITGSDPELASECMDTDSASSSGSERNLVIMASGSTGGENDSVRNGIGHGSQNKFVVGSNSNNVGNGSINGPWGLSHGTIISTCQVSVDAPDSKSESSNNRMNAWGTINSSSNGGLNPSTLNSNGNHGAWPVLENNGHALKGSVGSGNSGTNIQCSTIGQKSNNQNINSKVGGSAHGSWASLQENCDSEVNGTRKVSFSGQPQNLNTEMNGPNNTTNFMTSSLPNSAGSVQINELPNNTGPGAWHVSTMNHSQIQASPVTNGTSTSHLSNGEAKNGGSYGTAWVAYGSNYSGDKCSGPNSQANGDTVNATLTQPGSNGHGSTNFQINGNKGGGVWEGGTVNSQNMPWGNANGASSGGSRRGWANPAQNTGTSISNGEWNKLPSNQHSNESVNGNSRKFTNGWKSAEEDDPNSQNSAASQITEQNNVWAKTGDSEGSTESTGCHDDKVTAEGQNRERRKVDQHALLQSIVSRTDLDPRVLSNSGWGQTPIKQNTAWDTETSPRGERKTDNGTEAWGGSVTQTSSSGGCVERPSPNVNDTSSISGWGDPKSATRWGDSKGSNSQGGWEEDSAATVMVKSNQIWVSGKEDKSSWNDAQKIKQGWVDGQKASQGWAISANDSWGENSRSNHWGEAKKSSSGGSDSDRSVSGWNESSKSNSVTWGSSNTNPNNSSGWDEPAKSNQSQGWGEPPKSNQPQGWGESSKPVNSPDWNKQQDVGSWGAPSTTNKPPGSGWLGGPIPSPAKEEEPTGWEEPSPESIRRKMEIDDGTSAWGDPSKYNYKNVNMWNKNVPNSSSSSDQQAQVHQQLLPSSAMSNKESSNGSGWGEPSTPATTVDNGTSAWGKPMDTGTSWGEPISDAAGTSGWGNASVGQQASSKPGPKSMQDGWCGDAMSLPGSRQTSWEEDDDVEIGMWNSSSSQEVNPSLNWPLYMKKMPTKGTMKGGNKQDETWINPFIKQFTNLSFSRESPEETIPSNKMDMSGGMLQDKRIELDKHGLNVGDYNRLVGKGPGSRPQISKESSMDRSPYFDKNGNPSVFGVGNIAAQPRSMQQTPAQPLNSSQPNSRAQVPPPLLSPQVPVSLLKYAPNNGGLSPLFGPQQVAMLNQLSQLNQLSQISQLQRLLAQQQKAQNQRSTPSSGRQQQEQQGRSLSMQQQMMQQSRQLDPNLLMKQQTPPSQQQPLHQPAMKSFLENVLPHATPELQKGPSPINAFSNFPIGMNSNLNVNMDMSSIKEPQSRLRKWTTVDSISVNTSLDQNSSKHGAISSGFRLEDSPFVPYDFMNSSNSPASPPGSVGDGWPRAKSPNGSSSVNWPPEFRPGEPWKGYPNIDPETDPYVTPGSVINNLSINTVREVDHLRDRNSGSSSSLNTALPSTSAWSSIRASNYNVSLSSTAQSTSVARNSDSKSTWSPGSVTNTSLAHELWKVPLPPKSITAPSRPPPGLTGQKPPLSTWDNSLRLGGGWGNSDARYTPGSSWGESSSGRITNWLVLKNLTPQIDGSTLRTLCMQHGPLITFHLNLPHGNALVRYSSKEEVVKAQKSLHMCVLGNTTILAEFASEEEISRFFAQGQSLTPSPGWQSFGSSQNRLGSIDGSHSFSNRNDLNHWNGAGLSGTSSGDLHGTSLWGSPNYSTSLWGTPSSSDTRGISSPSPINAFLSVDHLGGGGESM; encoded by the exons GCATGCCTCCCATTCGGGACTTGGTCAGCCATTCCCCTAACCAGTCAG aTCTGAACCACAGTGGTCTAGGATCCCATTATGAAAATTCTCACTGGGGACCAGTCTCTTCAAATAGTGACTCCAGCACAAACTGGGATAAAGTTATTGTAGACGGTTCTGACAAAGAAGCATGGCCATCAATCACAGGCAGTGACCCAGAGTTGGCTTCAGAATGTATGGACACTGACTCCGCCTCTAGTTCTGGGTCAGAGAGAAATCTTGTTATAATGGCTTCAGGGAGCACAGGTGGTGAAAATGATAGCGTTCGGAATGGCATTGGACATGGTTCTCAAAATAAGTTTGTGGTTGGTAGCAACAGCAATAATGTGGGCAACGGAAGTATTAATGGGCCATGGGGTTTATCCCATGGAACCATAATAAGCACATGTCAAGTTTCTGTGGATGCTCCTGACAGCAAATCTGAAAGTAGCAACAATAGAATGAATGCTTGGGGCACCATAAACTCTTCATCAAATGGAGGGTTAAATCCAAGCACTTTGAATTCAAATGGCAACCATGGTGCCTGGCCTGTATTGGAGAACAATGGACATGCCCTGAAAGGGTCTGTAGGGAGTGGTAATTCTGGCACAAATATTCAGTGCAGTACCATAGGTCAGAAGTCTAACAATCAGAATATTAACTCTAAAGTGGGTGGTTCAGCCCATGGTTCCTGGGCAAGCCTTCAGGAAAATTGTGATTCTGAAGTGAATGGTACAAGGAAGGTTTCATTCAGTGGACAACCTCAAAACCTtaacactgaaatgaatggaccAAATAACACTACTAACTTTATGACCTCTAGTTTACCAAACTCTGCTGGTTCAGTACAGATTAACGAACTGCCTAATAATacagggcctggggcctggcaTGTGAGCACAATGAATCATTCTCAGATTCAGGCCTCTCCAGTTACAAATGGCACTTCCACTTCTCATCTTAGCAATGGTGAGGCAAAAAATGGTGGATCTTATGGTACTGCGTGGGTTGCCTATGGTTCTAACTACTCTGGAGACAAATGTTCAGGCCCAAACAGCCAAGCTAATGGTGACACTGTGAATGCAACTCTAACGCAGCCTGGCAGCAATGGGCATGGCAGCACTAATtttcaaatcaatgggaataaAGGAGGAGGGGTATGGGAGGGAGGGACAGTCAACTCCCAAAATATGCCATGGGGAAACGCAAATGGTGCGAGTTCTGGAGGAAGTCGAAGAGGATGGGCCAACCCTGCACAAAACACTGGCACTAGCATTTCAAATGGGgaatggaataaactgcctagcaATCAGCATTCCAATGAAAGCGTAAATGGAAATAGTAGGAAGTTTACAAATGGGTGGAAATCTGCTGAAGAGGATGATCCTAATAGCCAGAATTCTGCTGCATCTCAGATAACTGAGCAGAACAATGTATGGGCCAAAACAGGGGATAGCGAGGGTAGTACAGAGAGCACTGGATGCCATGATGATAAAGTAACTGCAGAAGGACAGAACCGAGAGAGAAGAAAAGTTGACCAGCATGCATTACTCCAAAGTATAGTGAGCAGAACTGACTTAGATCCACGTGTCCTTTCCAACTCTGGTTGGGGACAGACTCCAATTAAACAAAACACTGCCTGGGATACTGAAACATCGCCAAGAGGTGAAAGAAAGACTGACAATGGGACAGAGGCCTGGGGAGGCTCTGTGACACAGACTTCCAGCTCAGGGGGATGTGTGGAGAGACCTAGCCCTAATGTTAATGATACCTCATCTATATCAGGGTGGGGAGATCCAAAGTCTGCTACAAGGTGGGGAGACTCCAAAGGCTCCAACAGCCAAGGTGGGTGGGAAGAGGATTCTGCTGCTACAGTAATGGTCAAGAGCAATCAAATATGGGTAAGTGGCAAAGAGGACAAGTCGTCTTGGAATGATGCACAGAAGATCAAACAGGGATGGGTAGATGGACAAAAAGCCAGCCAAGGCTGGGCAATTTCTGCCAACGACAGCTGGGGAGAAAATTCAAGAAGCAACCATTGGGGTGAGGCTAAGAAATCTAGTTCAGGAGGTAGTGACAGTGACAGATCAGTATCTGGTTGGAATGAGTCTTCGAAATCAAATTCTGTTACTTGGGGAAGTAGTAATACAAACCCAAATAATTCTTCAGGATGGGATGAGCCTGCAAAGTCTaatcagagccagggctggggagaaccTCCCAAATCAAATCAGCCTCAAGGTTGGGGTGAGTCGTCAAAGCCAGTCAACTCCCCGGACTGGAACAAGCAGCAAGATGTTGGATCTTGGGGAGCACCATCTACCACAAATAAACCACCAGGTTCTGGGTGGTTGGGTGGACCAATACCAAGTCCAGCAAAGGAAGAGGAACCCACAGGATGGGAGGAGCCATCCCCAGAATCAATACGCCGTAAAATGGAAATTGATGATGGAACTTCTGCTTGGGGTGATCCAAGCAAATACAACTACAAAAATGTGAATATGTGGAATAAAAATGTCCCAAACAGTAGCAGCAGTTCAGACCAGCAAGCACAGGTACATCAGCAGCTACTGCCTTCAAGTGCCATGTCCAACAAGGAGAGCAGTAATGGTTCTG GTTGGGGAGAGCCTTCTACTCCTGCCACTACTGTAGATAATGGAACGTCAGCGTGGGGTAAACCCATGGATACTGGTACTAGCTGGGGAGAGCCCATCAGTGATGCAGCAGGCACCTCTGGCTGGGGAAATGCTTCTGTTGGTCAGCAGGCTTCAAGTAAACCTG GGCCTAAATCTATGCAAGATGGTTGGTGTGGTGATGCTATGTCATTGCCAGGGAGTCGTCAGACCAGCtgggaggaagatgatgatgtaGAGATTGGAATGTGGAACAGCAGTTCTTCCCAAGAAGTTAACCCATCTTTGAATTGGCCACTGTACATGAAAAAAATGCCTACAAAG ggaaCAATGAAAGGTGGAAATAAACAAGATGAAACGTGGATAAATCCATTCATTAAGCAGTTCACAAATCTCAGTTTTTCA AGAGAATCACCAGAAGAAACCATACCGAGCAATAAGATGGACATGTCTGGAG GAATGTTACAGGATAAACGAATAGAGTTGGATAAGCATGGCCTGAACGTTGGCGATTACAATCGGTTGGTAGGAAAGGGCCCTGGTTCTCGTCCTCAGATTTCCAAAGAGTCTTCCATGGATCGCAGTCCTTACTTTGATAAG AATGGCAATCCCAGTGTGTTTGGCGTTGGTAATATAGCAGCACAACCCAGGAGCATGCAGCAGACCCCAGCACAACCTCTTAATTCATCCCAGCCTAATTCACGTGCTCAAGTGCCTCCTCCATTACTCTCCCCTCAG GTTCCAGTATCATTACTGAAGTATGCACCAAACAACGGTGGCCTGAGTCCACTTTTTGGCCCACAACAAGTAGCCATGTTGAACCAACTATCCCAGTTAAACCAGCTTTCTCAGATCTCCCAGTTACAA CGGTTGTTGGCTCAGCAGCAGAAAGCGCAGAATCAGAGAAGCACGCCTTCTAGTGGTCGTCAACAGCAGGAACAACAG ggtcgATCTCTTAGTATGCAGCAACAGATGATGCAACAATCCCGTCAGCTTGATCCAAACCTGTTAATGAAGCAGCAGACTCCACCATCTCAACAGCAGCCACTCCATCAGCCTGCCATGAAATCTTTCCTTGAGAATGTCCTACCCCATGCTACTCCTGAGCTGCAGAAAGGGCCATCACCAATAAATGCATTCAGCAACTTCCCTATAG GAATGAATTCAAACTTGAATGTAAACATGGATATGAGCAGTATTAAGGAGCCACAATCACGACTGAGGAAATGGACAACGGTGGACAGCATTTCTGTTAACACCTCATTGGATCAAAACTCCAGCAAACATG GTGCTATTTCAAGTGGTTTTAGGCTGGAAGATTCCCCATTTGTTCCATATGACTTTATGAACAGCAGTAATTCACCAGCCAGTCCTCCTGGATCTGTTGGGGATGGCTGGCCACGTGCCAAATCGCCTAATGGCTCTAGCAGTGTTAACTGGCCACCAG AATTTCGTCCTGGTGAGCCATGGAAAGGTTATCCAAACATCGACCCTGAAACTGACCCTTACGTCACTCCTGGCAGTGTCATAAACAATCTTTCAATTAATACTGTGCGGGAAGTTGACCACCTCAGGGACAGGAACAGTG GGTCATCCTCATCTTTGAACACCGCGCTGCCTTCAACTAGTGCCTGGTCATCCATTCGTGCCTCCAACTACAATGTTTCCCTCAGCAGTACAGCACAAAGCACTTCAG TAGCCAGAAACAGTGATTCCAAATCAACATGGTCTCCTGGTTCAGTCACTAACACCTCTCTGGCTCATGAGCTGTGGAAGGTCCCTTTGCCGCCTAAAAGCATCACTGCTCCGTCCCGCCCGCCACCGGGGCTGACAGGCCAGAAACCACCTTTGTCCACATGGGATAACTCCCTTCGtttgggtggaggatggggaaatTCTGATGCCAGATACACCCCTG GTTCAAGCTGGGGTGAGAGCAGCTCAGGGAGAATAACGAATTGGCTTGTTCTAAAAAACCTTACACCTCAG ATTGATGGCTCAACCCTGCGTACTCTGTGCATGCAGCACGGTCCACTAATAACATTCCACCTTAACCTCCCACATGGTAATGCTTTGGTCCGTTACAGTTCAAAAGAAGAGGTAGTGAAGGCACAAAAATCTCTGCACAT gtGTGTATTAGGGAACACTACTATTCTGGCTGAGTTTGCCAGTGAAGAGGAGATTAGCCGCTTCTTTGCACAAGGCCAGTCTCTGACTCCTTCTCCTGGCTGGCAGTCTTTTGGATCCAGCCAGAACCGACTTGGATCCATTGATGGTTCCCATTCGTTCTCAAACCGTAATGATCTAAATCACTGGAATGGTGCTGGGCTGTCGGGAACTAGCAGTGGAGACCTTCATGGCACTTCACTTTGGGGGAGCCCCAACTATTCCACAAGCCTGTGGGGTACCCCAAGCAGCAGTGACACCAGGGGAATTAGCAGCCCATCCCCCATCAATGCTTTCCTTTCTGTTGACCACCTAGGTGGAGGTGGAGAGTCCATGTAA